From a single bacterium genomic region:
- a CDS encoding FlgD immunoglobulin-like domain containing protein, with protein sequence MRAITIALLVLAAVTSAQTYKCSWCVNGIGGGDMAGTSYRCSATAGQTAAGQMTGTAYWALIGFWQTEQPTGIQEQSQPTNPGSFVTRLYAPQPNPARAHTSIRYTLDAQRQTSLQIHDLTGRVVRTLCASSMKRGSYSVTWGGTDDRGRSLANGIYFVRLVAGGYHSTEKLVLQK encoded by the coding sequence ATGCGCGCCATAACGATAGCATTACTGGTGCTGGCGGCGGTCACAAGCGCCCAGACTTACAAATGTAGCTGGTGCGTGAACGGCATCGGCGGCGGGGACATGGCCGGGACAAGCTACAGGTGCAGCGCGACCGCAGGCCAGACCGCGGCCGGGCAGATGACCGGGACAGCCTACTGGGCGCTCATCGGATTCTGGCAGACGGAGCAGCCGACCGGCATCCAGGAGCAGTCGCAGCCAACGAACCCAGGTTCGTTCGTGACCCGGCTCTACGCGCCGCAGCCGAATCCCGCCCGGGCGCACACCTCCATACGCTACACGCTTGACGCTCAGCGCCAGACGTCGCTGCAGATACACGACCTCACCGGCCGCGTGGTGCGGACGCTCTGCGCGTCGAGCATGAAGCGTGGTTCATACAGCGTCACCTGGGGCGGCACCGACGACCGTGGCCGGAGCCTTGCCAACGGCATCTACTTCGTCCGCCTCGTAGCCGGCGGCTACCACTCCACGGAGAAGCTGGTGCTTCAGAAGTAG